The window GCTGTTAGGTAAACATTTTTCAATCCTTTTACTTTTCACCTATctgtgtctttaaaaatatatcttttatagATTATATGTAGTTGGCTCTTTTATATTTAGTCTGACCATGATGatctatgctttttttttaattgtgtttagTTCATTTGCATAGTGTTTAATTCATTAACTTTTAATGTTAATAGTTTGTGTTTAGGCATACCATCTTGCATTTCTATTTGTTCCACCTgggtttttcttttattgttggtATTCTTCTGTTTCaccttctctgccttcttttgggTTAATCAAATACTTTCTGgtcttccattttatttctgcCATTGGATTTTTAGTTATACCTCactcttttattaatttaaaaatattttaaaattatgaaaatatgataacattttcatattatcatatcatatcatatgaAAGTATAATATGAAAGTTTAcaggaaaattgaaaaatacagagcaaagttacatatagtcCCACtatatcttaaattatttttttaagcaaataaattaagatttttaattggaatttcaatatcaaactctcaaaaattaatagaatgaatataagAGAAATAGAAGAATACAGTAGActtgaaaagcactgtgaaccaattcaacataagtAAGATTTATTCAATTTTCACATAAtaaggatacaaattctattcaagttcccatacagtgtaaactaggagacactggaacatatccagggacataaaacaagctGCAAAAATTTCATGGGATCTGAGGATGTATGAGTTAGATATAGCTCCCATGTTACCAGGAACTCAGAGTAGCATTCacacatgtctgattttttgtgaccctgtggactgtagcccgctaggccctgtccatgggattatccaggcaagaatactagagtgggttgctattctctcctccagaagatcttcccaacccagggatcaaacctgggtttcctgcattgcagatggattcttttactatctgagtcatCAAGGAAGCCCTCACAAGCTTACAGTTCATTTCAAATCATTTTTGCCCATGCCTGACAAATCAGACTAGTACACTGTAcatcagagagaaaagagaaggctCTAATTAGGAGTCATCCATGCTGCTGCCCAGCTTCCATGCTTCCATAATGTCTGAATGGCAAGAAGGGTCAATGCCTAAAAACTCTCTCCCTGCCTTCACCAGGAGCCCAGGGGGAGGACCttgggcagggggctgggatAGTTGAAAGATGCAGTATTAATAGTCAGTGAGGTAAACTTGCTAAAATTGGCCATATCtcagaaaatgtaaatattccatttaaaaaatagacttaCTAGAACAAAATTCTGCTTAGAGACTAACACTGGCtgtcagatgcttatatattattataaaaaataatccaaacaagaaaataaaactttctgaACAGGAGCCTAACTCCTACCACAGGACTTCCTAGTCCTAAAGAAAGTTCTACCATGAGAGAGTAGTTGTGAAGAAGCCGTGGCTACAGGAGTTTCCTTCTGCACAGCTGGGAGCTGTGGGAAGCAGGCATGTACCACAGGTGGTGGGCTTGGCAGAGAGAGGAGCATATGGGTTcgacagcagaaatagatgtcacCATCTGGCACAAAAGCCCCTCAAATAATCTCATTACCTCACTGTCCTACCCCTTACCCAGGTTGAGAGCAGATGGCCTTTGAGATGtatttaagttttttgtttttgtttttttatgacaTAGTCCTGGTTTTAAGCAAAAGTAGATAGAAGGTCATATGTTGTTGGGGGTGCCTGCCAACGTAGAGTTTAAGGAAACAGGGAGATGTTTCTGAGGATGGATTCCCTCTGACATGACTGCTTGGACTGGAACCGGGGTGTTTCCTGGGGGTGCTAATTAGAACAGGAAATGTGTAATCCCCAGTAGTCAGACAGACCAGCATGCCAGCTGTTGGTGTACAAGTGAAATTGATTCCTGGATGAGAGGTGTCTGCAGAAAGGTTTCCTGGAGGCACTTCTTGCCAGGCTGGAGATGACTTTCAAATGAGACTCCTGGACACAGACAGCTTGTTAGTTTGTTAATggctagttgttcagtcactcagtcaggtcctactctttgcgactccacggactgcagcagtccaggcttccctgtccttcactgtttcctggagtttgctcaaactaatgtctgtcgagctggtgatgccgtccaatcatctcatcctctgtctccccccttctcctcctgcctgcaatctttcccagctttgtGCTTATTTGTGCAGGATTTGACCAGCAGTACCAGGCCTCTTGGGACACGGGTAGTCAAGTCAAACATGTTGTGAATACCTTGCCGGGCTTCAACATCTAGAACCTCGATGGTTGTCGACTTTCAGTCTTGCTTGGGATGGAATTTGGAGACAGtgcaaatatttcagtatttgcTGTTGCCGTTGGAGTTTGTTCTTTGGTTTGTGTGGTCaggttgttccatggcatgtccTGTGGAGCTCTGACACACCCTTCATCCTTCATCAGCTATGACACCATGCCTAGATTCCAACACGATGACTTTTtgtcacattttaaaagcatgacTATTTGGGCTGGAACAACTCACCCTTTATAATATCTGCAtgttaagtggcttcagttgtatctgactctgtgtgacgctgtggactgtagcccaccaggctcctctgtccatgggattctccaggcaagaatactggagtggattgccctgccctcctctagggactcttcccgtcccagggatcaaatccgtgtctcattggcaggcaggttctttaccactaaagcgcCATCTAAAGTAAAATCTGAAAACAGAGTCCCAGTTGAAACTCCTTATATAAACAGATGTGCCTTTGCTGAAGGAGTTGATTGCCATTATTATTCACCTTGAGAAGATTCCTTGTTGACCTGAAGGTGACCTGTCTATGGGTTAAACAACTATGCTTCTCCCCTTGGGTGAGAATGGTGCTGGCTACACACACCTCACTGTCTTTTTCTGACCATGTTGGACCCAGTGATGTATGCTGTATGGACGGAGTATTCTTGGAATTTAATGAAACTCTGCACACCTCTCAGATTCTCTCTTTACACAGTGGGTAGCCAGGGTGCTCTCTGTCAGTGCCATCGGTTCTAGAGACTGGAGAGAATCCTAGTTCTGCTGATGGTCAATCAGAATTCCATCCCCCCTCTTTACCCCTTTCAGATCcatgagaaagaagaggaagagttCAATGAGAAGAGCGAACACGATTCTGGAATCAATGAGGAGCCTCTACTCACAGCAGATCAGGTATGAATATGTCTTGGTTCTTGGGACTTTTGGTTATTTTGATAGAGAAAAAGTTTGAGTACACACTTGCCACATCCCTTTAAGGTGACAGAAAAATGTATGGTCTTGTGGTGGCTATGTCATGACTGAGAGTGTGTTTGATAAGGGATTGCATGTCTCTTTAAGACTCAGTTTACCCACCTGCAATAAATGGGAATGTAACTCCTGACATGTGTGTCGGGTGGGGTCCGTGTTTGGTAACAGCCAGAGAGGGGCCCAGCATTTACTGCCTCCATTTCCTGCTAAGCCTTTTTATTGCAACTCATTGTACTTGGTGTCAAGATACTTAAACAAGGGTCCCAAATCCTTATTCTCACGAGAATAGAAATGACAGATGAGGCTTTCAAGTGATGgatattttctcatatttcatAAAACATTGCAAATGTTGAACCTTCCTAAAAGAGTCTCAGAAACACTcgtttggtaaaaaaaaaaaaaaaagatataatgttTCACGTTTTATTGACTTACTTACATTTTGGTTTTAATAATTTGTTACTTAGGGAGAATACTCCTGGGTCTCTGGATTCCTCATTCAACCTTTCAGTCAACAACTATTTATGGGCACTTGCTTTGAGCAGGCACCTTTCAAGCATTTTCACAGAGCAATTCTAAAAAAGCTCTACCAGGAGCCTTTGGTGCCAGAAAGTGCTTTTCAGTAAAAGGAACTCTTTCATATCTGTGGTAAAGGGTGGGATATAAACAGATAAGGATCAAGAGATTAAAGGGAACTGGATTGAAAAGAAGAGGTACTAGCATTTATTCTTGTGAATTTCGGGAGGAAATGCAGTTCAGTGATCCAAATTCAATGATAACAACTTCGAGGGAAAGAGGAACTCTGCCATAAAATTCCAAAGAGGGGTCATGTCATTTGCTTGTATTCCATGAACGGCTTAAGTATCCCCAACATTTGTGAGTGGAGATGGGGAAGCTTtggaataaaatggaaattattccAAAGGAGGGAACTCTAAGCGCCTTTATCTTTGGTCCAGCCTAACATAAAGGAACCCACTTCAGTGACCAGTGGCCTTGGAGCCGGAGCCCATCACAGCATCGAGAACAAATATACAGATGCTCTGTTCTGACCAGACTCATAAATGGCTCCTTCCAAAGAAGCAGCCTTTGctcattcccttttcttcacatgtgAACAATTAGTGTCCAAAGTCTTGTGCATTGTTCAATAGTTCACACTTTTCCCTTTTGGCAGTTATCTAATTTTACTCTCATCTTCTAGAACCAGTCCCCTACAATAGTCTAGATTATAGCTGAGTTTCTTACCTATTTTCTGCTGTCCAGACCCTACTTATTCTATTATTATTTGTCTTGATTTGTACTTGTTGGCCAGCTTTAGTTCTTGTCCTGTTGAATTCTGGAGGCAGAGCTCTTTTCCTCTATGTGAAAAGCAGTGCATGAGTTTGAGCTGTCCTAGGAACACGGCCATTTCCGGTCATAAGCATCATCACAATGAATGGACTGGATTTTGTGTTTGAGCTGGGTGGATGAAATATTCTCCCACTCAGGAAGAAAGTGCTCAGCAAATTGAAGTAAATGTTCCCTTCCAGGCAGCTCTGCTTTGGTTCCTGAAAGAGCAGTTTATTTCCAATAAAGCACTCATCTAAATGGTGTTCTTGGAAGAGGTTTGACGTTAAAGAGGGCTTTGCATTAAAGGGAGAATGTTTGCAAGCCTTCGGTCagatctatttttattattattcaatatttattaagtaaCAATATTGCTTTAGGAATTTTACAAAGACAGCAAATTAGGCACATCCTTCATTGATCATCCTTCACTCTGAGATATTCCTGCAGCAGAGAAGAGTGAGTGCTCTCTTGTGTACCCTCTTCAGGTGATTGAAGAGATTGAGGAAATGATGCAGAATTCCCCCGACcctgaagaggaagaggaggtccTGGAAGAGGAGGATGGGGGAGAAACCTCCTCCCAGGCGGACTCGGTcctcctgcaggagatgcaggcctTGACCCAGACCTTCAACAACAACTGGTCCTACGAAGGTGAGGGTCCTGGGGGTGGACTCGCGAAGGATGAACTCAGCTCTGCTGGGTAGGGCGTGAGCTTCACATGCCACTAATAGAGCCTCAGGATCTAGGGAGTTGATGTCACTGTTCTTACTGTATATCAGTAGAGAAGTTCGCATcacagagggtggggaggaggcaatCAAGCAAAATTAAAATGGTGAAATGAACCAAAGAACAAGTAGAGGAAATCTGAACTCACTATTCCAaatgatgcttccctggtgggcttccctggcagtccagtggttaagactctgcacttccaacagagggggtgtgggttcaattcctggttggggcactACGGTCCCACATGATGCACAGAGCACCCCGTGAAAACCCACATGATGCTACCATAAAGTcaatgaaaaaaatctacaagcagtGATGATAATAATAGCTCGTATATTTAGAGAGCTTTGGAGTGCCAAATTCTGTTCTAAAACTTTGTATGCATAATCTCATTTCATGCCTGTAGCAGCCCCATTAGGACTGAGCTAACTGAGTTTCTGGATGAGTAAGTGACTTGTTTGAGGCCATTGTTGgggaaatatgatttaaaaataatatctccTCCCCACCTGAGAAACCTTTTCACagtaaaggagaaaggaaacaattttattattgaataagcAGTAAGCCAGAATATGGTGCGTATCACAGTTCAATcagttcagctgtgtccaactcttttcgatatgaactgcagtctgccaggctttcctgtccatcaccaactcctggaacttgctcagactcatgtccactgagttggtgatgccttccaaccatctcatcctctgtcatccctttctcctcccgcattcaatctttctcagcatcagggtcttttctagtgagtcagttcttcgcatcaggtggccaaagtattggagcttcagcttcagcatcagaccttccaatgaatattcaggactaatttcctctagaattgactggtttgatctccttatcaCAGTCATCCACCAAGGGGCTTGCAAAACCAGAAAGAAATCTCACCTTTACCTACAGGCAATTGGACACAATCCATTATATTGAGGAGGTTTTGCAATTTGGAGTCAGGTGACAAGTGAGGCCCCTGTTTTGTTTCTTAGTGATGACTTTTCAAAGCAGTGGCTCCCAGATCCTTGAGGAAACATTCCTGAGTCCTGAGACTGGCAGGAGGTGTATTTAGCCATGAAAATGAATGACACACATttgaaaaggacagagaaagagattctggaagaaaagggaaggaagggaggggggaaAGTCTCTTCCCTTATTTTCAACAGGGAGAATCgagcctctttctttttttccccatcatgtggtacgtgggatcttagttccccaaccagggatcaaatcacaTCCCCAACAATGGAGGCATGAAGTTTTAACTGCTGAACCACCAACGAAGCCCCAAGCCTCTTATTTTTAATGCGTATTTGCCCCTACACCACCTTCAGGTCATAAGGGGTGGAGCCAAAATTTGAAGGCAGGCAGGTTAGCTGCAGAGTCCACACTCTTAATCTGCATATCGTATTAACTCTCTGACACAGGTTTGTAGTAATTATGATCCTGCAAACAAAGAGGCAGAtgaagcatgaaattaaaagatgtaacACCAGTGGCAAAAACGGGTATAAGCTTATCAGTCTGTAGGGATAATGGTAACCATGCTGCCGGAAGGGCCACATTCCCTGGGAGTGGATTTGCATGGGGGTAGCAGGACTTAACAAACGACAGAGAGGGAAGGCGGGATGGTTAGGGTATAAAAGTCCAAACTCTGATGAGAATAGTGGCGAAAACAGAGGCGTGACCTGAGGGACCGCGTCCTATAAGTAAGACCGTGGCTCCAGAGAGCGGAAGCAGGGCGATGTTAGCAGAAAGAATCTGTTGGGAGCCATGGGTTTGGCCCCGGCACTGCACTCACAGAGGCTCCAATCAGGCCATTCTCCGCCACACAAAGGTCCCATACACAGAACTGCTCGGTGAAAGACTGGGGAAAACAGCTGAAACGCAGAGTTAAATGGCAAAAACAGAAGGAGGAGGGCAAAAACAGAAGGAGGAGGACAACTCCAAAGAGTGAATTGAAAGAGAAGGTTGAAGTAAGTCAGCAAATACCCCGGGCAGAGCAGGGAACACAAAGAGAGAGGAGAATGGATTCTGATGTAGAAGAAACAAAAGATGCCATtagaaaggaatacatttgaaaagatgctcctGGATCTACTTTAAATGAAGAAGTCTGAGGggataagaatttaaaataaagtgatcTGTGTTCTGTTCTCCcaggttcccttttcttttctctaacaGTAGCAGAAGACTCGGTGCCAACAGGCCAGGCTTCATTTTCCCATGTGTGTTGCCTGTCTTTGCATGTCTCACGTATTTTTGGACACGTATGCCGTGACACAGGACAGTCAGTGTAGAGAGGCCTCAGATGACTCTGCCTGTTTTGCTGTTGGCTCTCTCTTGATCAGGTTTTGGGAATAGACACCACCTCTCTATTGCTCTTCGACACAGATGTTGAAATCTTTATGTCCCCCTCTCCCAATTCTTGACCCATTTCACGTGAGAAATattatatgtgctcagtcgctcagtcgtgtccaattttctacggccccatagacagtagcccggcagactcctctatccgtggaattttccaagcaagaataccagagtgagttgccattttctactcccggggatcttcctcacccaagggtcaaaccagcctctcttgtgtctcctgcattggcaggtggattctttaccactggcaccatctAGGAAGCCTGAGGAATATTATAGAGACAGAGGAAAACTAGGGAGACCAATCAAGCGATCAGATGTCACCTGTCCACCTGCATTTTTGTGGACAGAGTCCACAGGTCTCCCCCAAGGTTGGTTTTTCTCTCCCCTTTGTTTTCCCGAGATGATGTTTTCTTTCACAGTCCATAACTGGTCCTCCCCTCTGGCATGCGCCTGAATCGTGCAGGTCCTTCCGGGCCCCGGGAGCTTCTCCCATGGGCTGGAGGCAGTGACCCTGCAGGACGGTCTTCCCCTGCAGGCCTGAGGCACATGTCTGGGTCTGAGCTGATGGAGCTCCTGGACCAAGTAGAGGGAGCCATCCGAGACTTCTCGGAGGAGCTGGTGCAGCAGCTGGCCCGCCGGGACGAGCTGGAGTTCGAGAAGGAAGTGAAGAACTCCTTCATCACGGTGCTCATTGAGGTGCAGAACAAGCAGAAGGAGCAGCGAGAACtgatgaagaagaggaggaaagagaaagggctGAGCCTGCAGAGCAGCCGGATAGACAAGGGAAGCCAGATGCCTCTCAAGGTAAGAGGACAGCCCGGCACGAGGACCAGGGGTGTTCAGCTTCTGGGGTCCCCATTGCGGGTCCCGGGACCAGACCAGCTGTGGCCCCAGACAGACCTGTCCTGAGCCATGACTGGGCAGGAAGCCCTGGCAGACAGTGGGGCCACGAGAGGGAGAAGAGCCCACTCATCTCCTCTGCGCTCCCAGAGGACGCCTGGTCTAATTGAAGGAGACAGGCTGTAACTCTAGAAGAGAAATGAGTACAGCTATGTGCTTTAATAGGCAAGACTCTAGGAAGTGGGGTGACGGTATTTAAGACTGAGTGGAGTTGTGCCCTGGGACTCTGGGTTCAGAGTCCCTGTTACCAGCAATTTATAGTTCTGACTCATCTCTATAGGAGGTCATTGGGGTGTTTCAGGATTGAAAATTATGACACCTTGTTATAGTGACCAGATTCTTCCAACCATTGGTTTTCAATCAGGGAGGCTCAGCAGAATCATCTAAGGAAATTTCTCAAAATACCTATTTCTGAGTTCTCCCCGAGAGCTACTGAATGGGGCCTCGGGCATGTGCATTTTGGAAGAAGCTTCCTGGATGAGGACAAGTGCTTCACATCCATCCTTCCCAATGACTGggcattttgttttcttccctgagACATTTTCATCGTCATCTGTCCAAGTTTCCCTgtgctgctttatttttctatttacatAACAGGCTGAAATGAGGAAACCCAGGAGTGCCTGGGagaggtggggggggtgggttGAGTCTTATCACCCAAGGGACTTACTCAGATAAGAGACTTTGAGATGCTGCTATTTCTtcttgcaaagcacaggctgAAATTTTGGCCTGTCTCATAGCCCAGGTCTTTACTTTCTAGTTATAAAACCCCGAGGCCCTGATCTGGGATGGTGTAGAAGCTGACAGGTCTGGGTAGCTTAGGGAAGACTTGCCCTTCTGAGTCTCGCTGTCCTCCCCCAGCGCTTCAGCATGGAAGGCATCTCCAACATCCTGCAGAGTGGCATCCGCCAGACTTTCGGCCCCTCGGGAAGTGACAAGCAGGTACGGCCTGTCTCTCTGCTCCCAGTTTCCTTCCCAGGCTCTTGCCACTCGGTCTCCTCAACAAAGTGGGGGATGGGGATACACTAGAATTATCCCAGCATGGGGGAAGATTGAGGGCGTGGGAGGATGTCCTAACAATTTCTTCCATTAGGGTCTTCCATTCGAAGGAGAAGCAGAATGTGTCTTTTTAAAGGCAAATGGTTTTTTGAACTTTTGTATTAGAGGCCATGATGAAAACTCAACACTCCTTGTAGACCTGTGAGTTCAGTTGCTTTCAGAACAAAATGTGTTAAAGGAGAACCTGCTTCATGAAAGATGCTGTCCAAGAGCTTAATTAGCTTTACCAcactgggcttccgtggtggctcagtggtaaagaatcttcctgcaatgcaggagtcacaagagatcaagagatgctggtttgatccctgtgttgggaagatcccctggaggagaacatggcaacctactccatattcttgcttgggaaatcccgtggacagaggagcctggtgggctaaagtctgtagggttgcacagagtcagacatgactgaagcaacttagcaagcacactGGCCTCCTAGCGGAGCCAGTCCCACCAAGACTTCCTCTTCAGCTGCCTTGCTGACTGTAACCCACACTGCGGGGTCTCCAGTTTGGCTTCACTTAATCAATTACTTCCCTGAGAAATGGTTTGCATTTCTGGCTCTCTGGTGCCTGCCATGTGCTGAGCTCTGTTGCTAGGCCCCCAGGCAGTACATAGATGAGTGAGTCCtggtcctgccctcatggagtgcATAGTCTAACAGAGAAAGTCGGTATGTCCAAAGACACCTTTGAGATCGTgcacaaaactgtatgttttagACCTGTTTGTGACTGAATCCTAAGTATTCGAATTCTGGAGCTACAGGCTGGGaagagatttttgttgttgttgttcagtcgctcagtcgtgtctgactctttgcgaccccgtggtaagtcttccctgtccttcaccatctcctggagctctcCCGGGAAGAGATTTTATGAACATGTAACTTGGTCCCCTGAGTTCACAGAGGTAGAATGAAGGCCCAGAGAGATTAGGCAATTTTCCCCCAGGCCACACTGCTAGTGGCAAGGCCACGGCTAAAACACAAGCCTCGTGCTTTAGAGCTTTTCTCAATCGTGATGTCAGGCTCCCTCAGGACCTTCCAGGTCCCTCTGGCCAGTGCTTTTGGATAGCCCACTGGACAGGAAGATGATTTTGTTGTAGGAGCACCTCATCTCCACCAGAGGGAGCAAAACCAACATCCCAGACCCTGGGCGGGGTTGAGGTTTTCTCACTAGTCATTTTGACAAAAGAGAAAGCGTTCATTCTCTAGTTACACTGCAGAGGAGAAGAAAATATCATACGCCCGTAAAATGTTCTCTGCTTTTAGCCTGGAGGACCAAAAGCTCACCAGTattcctaaataaaaaaaaagtttctagtgTTAAAAGAAGACTTTGTTAGTTGGAGGGACCCTTTTCCTGGCTAGTATGATCAAGTCTTACTTTTGGTAAGAGggaattttactttcttttttatttttttaaattacgaaagtatgataacatatttacaggagacctggaaaatacagaacaaagttacatatactactactactactaagtcgcttcagtcgtgtctgactctgtgcgaccccagagatggcagcccaccaggctcccccattcctgggattctccaggcaagaacactggaatgggttgccatttcgttctccagtgcataaaagtgaaaagtgaaagtgaagttgctgagtcatgtctgactccctagcgaccccatggactgcagcctaccaggctcctctgtccatgggattttccaggcaagagtactggagtgggttgccattgccttctctgaagttacatatagttccactatatattataattattttttaagtagataaattaagatttttagttggagtttcaatatcaaactctcaaaaattaatagaataaatagaaaagtagaaggatatagtagacatgaaaagcaccatgaaccaaaATATgggggttattttcaaatatcttttgatattgatttctaacataattccatgaTGACAGAACAGACTCGgttgatttcaatacctttagaccgtGGCATTTTTGCACTCTTCTTTATGTCCctagatatgttccagtgtctcctggttcatagtctatgggaactcagaatttgtatcctactgttttGTGagaattgtataaatcttaattatgatAAAGTCTTCCTTTAAaagagacattttccaaagatggGGGGAAATCCTGAAACAATGGTGCGCACACTGTCATGTATGTTGTT is drawn from Bubalus kerabau isolate K-KA32 ecotype Philippines breed swamp buffalo chromosome 5, PCC_UOA_SB_1v2, whole genome shotgun sequence and contains these coding sequences:
- the FEZ1 gene encoding fasciculation and elongation protein zeta-1, with the protein product MEAPLVSLDEEFEDLRPCCSEDPEEKPQCFYGSSPHHLEDPSLSELENFSSEIISFKSMEDLVNEFDEKLNVCFRNYNAKTENLAPVKNQFQIQEEEETLQDEEVWDALTDNYIPSLSEDWRDPNMEALNGNNPDTEIHEKEEEEFNEKSEHDSGINEEPLLTADQVIEEIEEMMQNSPDPEEEEEVLEEEDGGETSSQADSVLLQEMQALTQTFNNNWSYEGLRHMSGSELMELLDQVEGAIRDFSEELVQQLARRDELEFEKEVKNSFITVLIEVQNKQKEQRELMKKRRKEKGLSLQSSRIDKGSQMPLKRFSMEGISNILQSGIRQTFGPSGSDKQYLNTVIPYEKKASPPSVEDLQMLTNILFAMKEDNEKVPTLLTDYILKVLCPT